One Pelagibaculum spongiae DNA segment encodes these proteins:
- a CDS encoding tetratricopeptide repeat protein — protein sequence MKQLLLSLLLLTPLANAQEQPRFENPGWGEVVFYHLQDEKQSVLNRLLLAERNQDLELYQAQSDLLLGGLFLELGLFERAQPLFEKARQSTNDVSAQAWLTLSGQLAKASRTQLLADALQRIDVKKLTEDEQELFWLYQAELAKLQSNIVLLDQSISKLSKQHSQYPYLQIQRFLLGSETGQQQELNRLIELTRQKNQNYEQIAVSSRASLMLGQFFLSQENYAEAKRYFEQVSETSPDRTRALLGIGWSEAKAGRQQQSVLAWKKLSRGNLSNVVTLESKIALPYLLEASKPTQAIDFYEQALLDFNDELIRLKQIELELDQQQWIAQLVENGAEGLIYPGYFIALLENNNFQDLLANYQQLNFLGDGLDVWQPKLSQAIFQLDFRIKKQQRYQQISPLLMERKSLLMQRLKEIEGKKILASQGGELASTLVADNQQQQQLIQLETISSKLQRSLGDVKSEQQRARFLKGRLLWQVEQDYYSNLRRLDKQVMQTKVLVKDLQQQVQELQALADGLPTQLNQSRQLLTQASARLNAILAFKNGVEDRIKNQLQDHMQQQIVQRRTLLNNLLEVALDGTARLYDQSISRRQGASL from the coding sequence GTGAAACAACTGCTTTTATCTCTTTTGCTATTAACGCCTCTCGCTAACGCGCAAGAGCAGCCAAGATTTGAGAATCCTGGTTGGGGAGAGGTGGTGTTTTATCATCTGCAAGATGAAAAACAGTCAGTATTAAACCGGCTTTTGCTAGCAGAAAGAAATCAAGATCTTGAATTGTATCAAGCTCAAAGTGACCTTCTTTTAGGAGGGCTGTTCTTGGAGCTAGGTTTGTTTGAAAGAGCACAGCCTTTATTTGAGAAAGCGCGACAATCCACTAATGATGTTTCCGCTCAAGCTTGGTTAACCTTGTCAGGTCAATTGGCCAAGGCATCTCGAACTCAATTGCTAGCAGATGCTTTGCAACGAATAGATGTCAAAAAGCTAACTGAAGATGAGCAGGAATTGTTCTGGTTATATCAGGCTGAACTGGCTAAATTACAGAGCAATATTGTTCTTTTGGATCAATCAATTTCAAAATTGTCAAAGCAACATTCGCAATATCCTTATTTACAAATCCAGCGTTTCTTATTGGGCTCAGAGACAGGACAGCAGCAAGAATTAAACCGTTTAATCGAGTTGACGCGTCAAAAGAATCAAAATTATGAGCAAATTGCTGTTAGCTCAAGAGCTAGCTTAATGCTCGGGCAGTTTTTTTTGTCGCAAGAAAATTACGCTGAAGCGAAACGTTATTTTGAACAAGTCTCTGAAACATCTCCAGATCGTACCCGGGCGCTGTTAGGTATTGGTTGGAGTGAAGCAAAAGCAGGCCGTCAGCAGCAATCTGTTTTAGCTTGGAAAAAACTGTCTCGAGGAAATTTATCTAATGTGGTTACTTTAGAGTCAAAAATAGCTTTGCCTTATTTGTTAGAGGCTAGCAAACCAACCCAAGCTATCGATTTTTATGAGCAGGCTTTGCTGGATTTTAATGATGAATTGATTCGGCTGAAACAGATTGAATTGGAATTGGATCAGCAGCAGTGGATTGCTCAATTGGTTGAAAACGGTGCTGAGGGATTAATTTATCCAGGTTATTTTATTGCATTGCTAGAAAATAATAACTTTCAGGATTTGCTAGCAAATTACCAGCAGCTTAATTTTCTGGGTGATGGTTTAGATGTTTGGCAGCCAAAATTGAGTCAAGCTATCTTTCAGCTGGATTTCCGAATCAAAAAACAGCAGCGTTACCAGCAAATTTCTCCATTGTTAATGGAGCGAAAGTCCCTGCTTATGCAACGCTTGAAAGAAATTGAAGGCAAGAAAATATTGGCAAGTCAGGGCGGTGAATTAGCATCAACTCTGGTTGCTGACAATCAACAGCAACAACAACTAATACAACTTGAAACGATTAGCTCAAAGCTGCAGCGTTCCCTTGGTGATGTTAAATCAGAGCAACAAAGAGCTAGATTCTTGAAGGGGCGTTTGTTATGGCAGGTTGAGCAGGATTACTACTCAAATTTACGTCGCTTAGACAAGCAAGTGATGCAAACTAAAGTGTTGGTTAAAGATTTGCAGCAACAAGTTCAAGAATTACAAGCTTTAGCTGATGGACTTCCCACTCAGCTGAATCAGTCCCGTCAATTACTCACTCAAGCTTCAGCGCGATTGAATGCCATATTGGCATTTAAAAATGGTGTTGAAGATCGAATTAAGAATCAGCTGCAAGATCACATGCAACAGCAAATTGTACAAAGAAGAACATTGTTAAATAACTTGCTGGAAGTTGCTCTAGATGGAACAGCCAGGCTTTATGATCAAAGCATTAGTCGCCGCCAGGGGGCTAGTTTATGA
- a CDS encoding tetratricopeptide repeat protein, with translation MKKSMLILLTCLGVAINAQAQTDLPKKNTEAQIISAESNSIESDIVAERQQVNNVLAALERYQKLSKITKKPELLARIQVRSALLALDAAEANWYLIAGELIEATDPLAEALAPFTFEFAQEQISKVIEDHPDYYELDRLYYQLAHVLDLQGKLEDQLEVLQLSVARFPSSKHLNEQWFRIGELQFSLSQFIDAEKAYLEVVSNTKQGSDFWRRASYKYAWSLYKNNEYQKSTEQLLELLDVTELWKDENLSDDTAVSLRQDIFYLLSLTFSYQDGNESVIALLEQKGIRPYEFQLFNNLGNFYLEGRRYLDAADVFRGYSKRHPGTSEALKMQLQVIEAFKNGGFPSQLLPAKEQLALEFGPGSQFWLKRPLEKKKELAALLTPELIQLAEHYHAAAREKSDPLFRDKAAAYYLQYLETSGGNAQKNYQLAEVYMESGQYLKAAEAFAVSAYDYPTDEKSAESAYAVLVAYQAQIGVKAKQQTEEERHFSLEQETFYALKFADTFASDKRVVPVLLKVAQDQAAENNWDLAIKTSKRVIKLAKPTDKESLQPAWKLVAQAALDNQDYLAAEVGYLQLLELTPRRNKQYINYQNQLTSAVFKQAEIHAQANEIDLAVEDYLRIRKLHPKSSVLVNAEYDAATLLLNNERWQSAIEQLKIFNRRFNGHKFTKNINEKFALAYEKSGQLTLAAQVLGKIAKREGSSQLARESRWHAAELARKQNETQLAIDMYKRFVYDFPAPVAPNMEARKYLADLYAAQKDDYRRNFWLKKITVGHKKAASLSTDRTAWLAAWAGYELAEPQFNRFESLRLKLPLERSLARKQKAMEKALKAYGNVVELGVADFATAATYRIAELYRLLGKGLLDSERPKDLDADTLEEYVLLLEDEAFPLEEQAIELHLTNAQRASQGVYDQWVKKSYLALGDLQPGRYQRGEKHDGFLLPAHF, from the coding sequence ATGAAAAAATCGATGTTGATTTTATTAACATGTCTTGGCGTTGCTATTAACGCTCAAGCACAAACTGACTTGCCTAAAAAAAATACTGAAGCACAAATAATTTCGGCTGAATCTAACTCAATAGAATCAGATATTGTTGCTGAAAGGCAGCAGGTCAATAATGTATTGGCTGCATTAGAGCGCTATCAAAAGTTATCAAAAATAACTAAAAAACCAGAGCTTTTAGCCAGAATACAAGTGCGAAGTGCTTTATTGGCATTGGATGCAGCAGAAGCTAATTGGTATTTGATTGCTGGAGAGCTGATTGAAGCTACCGATCCTTTGGCTGAAGCGTTAGCACCCTTTACTTTTGAGTTTGCTCAAGAGCAGATTAGTAAAGTGATTGAAGATCATCCTGATTATTACGAGTTAGATCGCCTCTATTACCAGCTTGCCCATGTCTTAGATTTGCAAGGTAAGCTAGAAGATCAATTGGAAGTTCTTCAGCTGAGTGTTGCTCGCTTTCCAAGCAGTAAACATCTTAACGAGCAATGGTTTCGAATTGGAGAGTTGCAGTTTTCGTTAAGCCAATTCATTGATGCAGAAAAAGCATATCTGGAAGTCGTTTCAAATACTAAGCAAGGTAGTGATTTCTGGCGGCGAGCTAGTTATAAATATGCTTGGAGCCTATACAAAAACAATGAATATCAGAAGTCTACTGAGCAGTTGCTTGAATTATTAGATGTTACTGAGCTATGGAAAGACGAAAATCTCAGCGATGATACTGCTGTTAGTTTAAGGCAAGATATTTTTTACTTGTTATCTCTGACATTTAGTTACCAGGACGGTAATGAATCGGTTATTGCTTTATTAGAGCAAAAGGGTATTCGTCCTTATGAATTCCAGCTGTTTAATAATTTGGGCAATTTCTATCTTGAAGGGCGCAGATACTTAGATGCTGCAGATGTTTTTAGAGGCTACTCCAAACGTCATCCGGGCACATCAGAAGCATTGAAAATGCAGCTTCAAGTTATTGAGGCTTTCAAAAACGGCGGTTTTCCGAGTCAATTATTGCCAGCAAAAGAGCAATTAGCTTTAGAGTTTGGCCCAGGTAGCCAGTTTTGGCTCAAACGGCCATTAGAAAAGAAAAAAGAACTGGCGGCATTATTAACCCCAGAACTAATTCAGCTAGCTGAGCATTATCATGCCGCAGCACGTGAGAAAAGTGATCCGCTATTTAGAGATAAAGCAGCCGCATACTATCTCCAGTATTTAGAAACCTCTGGTGGTAATGCACAAAAAAATTATCAGTTAGCAGAAGTTTATATGGAGTCTGGGCAGTATTTAAAAGCTGCAGAAGCTTTTGCTGTCAGTGCATATGATTATCCTACCGATGAAAAATCGGCAGAATCTGCCTACGCAGTTTTGGTTGCTTATCAAGCGCAGATAGGTGTTAAAGCAAAGCAACAAACTGAAGAGGAAAGGCATTTTTCTCTAGAGCAAGAAACCTTTTATGCGCTTAAATTTGCTGATACTTTTGCTTCGGATAAGCGTGTAGTGCCAGTGCTATTGAAAGTTGCCCAAGATCAGGCTGCTGAAAACAATTGGGATTTGGCTATTAAAACCTCCAAGCGAGTGATTAAGCTTGCTAAGCCAACAGATAAAGAGTCATTGCAGCCAGCTTGGAAGCTAGTCGCTCAGGCAGCGCTGGATAACCAAGATTACCTAGCAGCTGAAGTTGGCTATTTACAATTGTTAGAGCTGACGCCGCGTCGTAATAAACAATATATAAACTATCAAAATCAATTGACCTCTGCGGTATTCAAGCAAGCAGAAATCCATGCACAGGCAAATGAAATAGATTTGGCGGTTGAAGACTATTTAAGAATTCGTAAGCTGCATCCCAAGTCGAGTGTTTTGGTCAATGCTGAATATGATGCCGCCACATTATTGTTAAATAATGAACGTTGGCAGTCAGCGATTGAGCAATTAAAAATATTTAATCGCCGATTTAATGGTCATAAGTTTACCAAAAATATTAATGAGAAGTTTGCGCTAGCCTACGAAAAATCTGGCCAGCTTACCCTCGCTGCTCAGGTGCTAGGAAAAATTGCTAAGCGTGAAGGCAGTAGCCAATTGGCAAGGGAGAGTCGCTGGCATGCTGCTGAATTAGCAAGAAAACAAAATGAAACTCAGTTAGCAATTGATATGTATAAACGGTTTGTTTATGACTTCCCTGCGCCAGTTGCACCTAATATGGAAGCGCGAAAGTACCTTGCTGATTTGTATGCTGCACAAAAAGATGATTACCGACGGAATTTCTGGCTAAAGAAAATTACTGTTGGACATAAAAAAGCTGCGTCTCTATCTACCGATCGTACAGCATGGTTAGCGGCATGGGCTGGATATGAATTAGCTGAACCCCAATTTAATCGTTTTGAATCTTTGAGATTAAAACTGCCTTTGGAAAGAAGCCTAGCTCGCAAGCAAAAAGCGATGGAAAAAGCGCTGAAAGCATATGGCAATGTTGTCGAATTAGGTGTGGCTGATTTTGCAACAGCAGCAACGTATCGAATTGCAGAGTTATACCGGCTGTTAGGTAAAGGCCTTTTGGATTCAGAGCGTCCTAAAGATCTCGATGCAGATACTTTAGAAGAATATGTTTTATTGCTCGAAGATGAAGCTTTTCCGCTGGAAGAGCAGGCAATTGAGTTGCATCTGACCAATGCACAAAGAGCATCTCAAGGTGTTTATGATCAGTGGGTAAAGAAAAGTTATCTGGCATTAGGTGATTTACAACCCGGAAGATATCAAAGAGGAGAAAAGCATGATGGCTTCTTGCTTCCGGCTCACTTCTAG
- a CDS encoding tetratricopeptide repeat protein → MMASCFRLTSSLIFAASLLACASTKIPNASGSSSEVVSAGQPTEALVTPGKTTATDNSEAAAEIVLVKVPAIILPAELQKKLDEIAPIISNQQMDVTKQKLKAIASEWPDYPQPPLSLAALSIQQKNIDQAKEWLVVAANKSEMDHSSLNSIGIAYRKLGEFAKAETFYLASIDAAPGYPLAQLNLGILYELYLFQIDKALSHYNQHQKLLSEPDPLVAGWIKDIEARLQRVKAQEVSQ, encoded by the coding sequence ATGATGGCTTCTTGCTTCCGGCTCACTTCTAGCCTGATTTTTGCTGCCAGTTTATTGGCCTGCGCATCAACTAAAATTCCGAATGCTAGTGGATCATCTTCTGAGGTAGTCAGTGCTGGACAGCCGACTGAAGCGCTGGTAACACCGGGTAAAACGACGGCTACAGATAATTCAGAGGCTGCGGCAGAAATTGTTTTAGTTAAAGTGCCAGCAATTATATTGCCCGCTGAATTACAAAAGAAGCTGGATGAAATTGCACCAATAATATCCAACCAACAAATGGATGTAACAAAACAAAAACTAAAAGCCATTGCCTCAGAGTGGCCAGACTATCCTCAGCCGCCATTAAGCTTAGCGGCTTTATCGATTCAGCAGAAAAATATCGACCAGGCAAAAGAATGGTTGGTTGTTGCAGCGAACAAGTCAGAGATGGATCACAGTTCTTTAAACTCTATCGGTATTGCTTATCGAAAATTAGGTGAGTTTGCCAAGGCTGAGACTTTTTATCTGGCATCGATTGATGCAGCGCCGGGTTACCCGTTAGCGCAGCTTAACTTGGGCATCTTATATGAGCTGTATTTATTCCAGATAGATAAAGCTTTGTCACATTACAACCAACATCAGAAGCTTTTAAGTGAGCCAGACCCACTGGTTGCGGGGTGGATTAAAGACATAGAAGCAAGATTGCAAAGAGTGAAAGCTCAGGAGGTAAGTCAGTGA
- a CDS encoding MotA/TolQ/ExbB proton channel family protein → METVVAFFQDGGAFMYPIGLVLVFGLAISLERIFSLGTLRSRNDKFWREVLPRMQQGQLKQAHSLSQESKSEVARIIDYGLERLKTATRLEEVEMALEEGLMEVLPQLEKRTQYVATLANIATLLGLLGTIIGLIAAFSAVANADPADKANLLSASISTAMNTTAFGLMAAIPLLLFYAYLQSRAQDIGSSLEMIVVKFVNMLPSVDKLTQQKAQAQSQGPAKAKRPAASPTEAGNGSN, encoded by the coding sequence ATGGAAACGGTAGTCGCGTTTTTTCAAGATGGCGGTGCGTTTATGTACCCAATCGGACTGGTGCTGGTATTCGGCCTAGCAATTTCGCTAGAGCGGATATTTAGTCTGGGTACTTTGCGTAGTCGCAACGATAAATTCTGGCGGGAAGTCTTGCCGCGTATGCAACAAGGGCAGCTGAAGCAAGCTCACAGCTTATCCCAAGAAAGTAAATCTGAAGTTGCTCGCATCATAGATTACGGTCTTGAGCGATTAAAGACTGCAACTCGGTTAGAAGAAGTTGAGATGGCTTTGGAAGAAGGCCTGATGGAAGTGCTTCCACAACTGGAAAAACGTACTCAATATGTTGCGACCTTGGCAAACATTGCAACGCTGCTAGGTTTGTTGGGAACCATCATTGGTCTGATTGCAGCATTTAGCGCAGTTGCCAATGCCGATCCTGCTGATAAAGCCAATTTATTATCGGCCAGTATTTCGACTGCGATGAACACCACTGCATTTGGTTTGATGGCAGCAATTCCTTTGTTATTGTTTTATGCCTATTTACAAAGCCGTGCGCAAGATATCGGTAGCAGTCTAGAAATGATCGTGGTGAAGTTTGTGAATATGTTGCCGTCAGTAGACAAATTGACACAGCAAAAAGCACAAGCGCAGTCACAAGGACCGGCAAAAGCCAAGCGTCCTGCGGCAAGTCCCACGGAGGCAGGTAACGGGAGCAACTAA
- a CDS encoding ExbD/TolR family protein, whose amino-acid sequence MALRFHRHKDRGDAELNITAFLNLMVVLIPFLLLTAVFSQVTILELNLPVGQSEALEDSKPKLQLELLIRKETIQVADRSGVTYGEPIKKTEDGFDFNQLNKQLVTIKEALADTPDDTEEITLLFEPEVEYDVLVQAMDAVRVRFPEAENESANKEQELAADAVTILLPLFPEVSIGDAPQAPKGDAG is encoded by the coding sequence ATGGCGCTTCGATTTCACCGGCATAAAGACCGGGGGGACGCCGAACTGAATATCACTGCCTTTTTAAATTTAATGGTGGTGTTAATTCCGTTTTTGCTGTTAACAGCGGTTTTTTCCCAGGTCACGATTCTCGAGCTAAATCTGCCTGTAGGGCAGAGTGAAGCGCTGGAAGATTCAAAACCAAAATTACAACTTGAGTTGCTGATTCGAAAAGAAACCATTCAGGTTGCTGATCGAAGCGGTGTTACATATGGCGAGCCGATTAAAAAAACAGAAGATGGCTTTGATTTTAATCAGTTGAATAAACAGCTGGTGACGATTAAAGAAGCCCTTGCCGATACTCCAGATGATACTGAAGAAATTACATTGCTTTTTGAACCAGAGGTTGAGTATGACGTACTGGTTCAGGCGATGGATGCAGTGAGAGTTCGGTTCCCTGAAGCTGAAAACGAATCTGCAAATAAGGAACAAGAGCTTGCTGCAGATGCAGTGACAATTTTGCTGCCTTTATTTCCAGAGGTATCGATCGGTGACGCACCTCAGGCCCCTAAAGGAGATGCAGGATGA
- a CDS encoding ExbD/TolR family protein, producing MKMSRRAKRMSRSRSKHKRGVALNLVSLMDIFTILVFFLLVNSSNAHQLPSSKTIKLPKSHAEKIPEENVVVQVNRDEILIDGKLVARIENLLQQDSDQIAPLAAALQLKTQRWQALHSTEEMPKDGRKVTILADKGLSYQLLRKVMNTCSQQSYSQISLAVNRVPFKKEAS from the coding sequence ATGAAAATGTCTCGTCGGGCTAAACGGATGAGTCGCTCTCGTTCTAAGCATAAGCGTGGTGTAGCGCTAAATCTGGTTTCATTGATGGATATTTTTACCATTTTGGTTTTTTTCCTTTTGGTAAATTCATCCAATGCACATCAATTACCCAGTAGTAAGACAATTAAACTGCCAAAGTCACATGCGGAAAAAATTCCTGAAGAAAATGTAGTGGTTCAGGTCAATCGTGATGAGATTTTAATTGATGGCAAGTTAGTCGCACGTATAGAAAACCTGCTGCAACAAGATAGTGATCAAATTGCGCCTTTGGCTGCAGCATTGCAGTTGAAAACTCAACGTTGGCAGGCATTGCATTCAACAGAGGAAATGCCAAAGGATGGACGTAAAGTAACCATTCTTGCTGATAAAGGATTGTCTTATCAGCTGCTCAGAAAGGTCATGAATACTTGTTCTCAGCAAAGTTATAGCCAGATTTCGCTTGCAGTAAATCGAGTGCCATTTAAAAAGGAGGCATCATGA
- a CDS encoding AgmX/PglI C-terminal domain-containing protein gives MSLSKIHAMPVLPWHVPTAEKNRFRVFLIPLVLGFVVLGLLIPRIPLPVEDLERIEELPPRLAKFVVRKPPPPPPPPKVEKKKPEPEVKKAEPEKPKPKKPDVKKPNKAKKVAKKRLKNVQNALASLRNNQALKSLKKASNKQLKSGGGKATTVARNTLSRNAAAGSGGIQVARASTSVAGEALGGLDATAVESTIGGADEITAEGNQIATNRTREEIRLVINRNYGKLKLIHNRALRKNPGLAGQMVIRIVIAPDGAVSKVELVSSSLEDSAMERRILARVRSFNFGEKDVDVWDNTFTIEFTT, from the coding sequence ATGAGTTTATCTAAAATTCATGCAATGCCGGTTTTACCATGGCATGTGCCTACGGCGGAAAAAAATCGCTTTCGAGTATTTTTAATTCCATTGGTTTTAGGTTTTGTTGTATTGGGTTTATTAATTCCTCGTATTCCACTTCCGGTTGAAGATCTGGAACGAATTGAAGAATTGCCACCCCGGCTAGCCAAATTTGTGGTGAGAAAACCGCCGCCGCCACCTCCACCGCCAAAGGTTGAAAAGAAAAAACCTGAGCCAGAGGTAAAGAAAGCGGAGCCGGAAAAGCCCAAGCCTAAAAAGCCGGATGTAAAGAAGCCTAACAAGGCAAAAAAAGTAGCTAAAAAGCGCTTAAAAAATGTCCAAAATGCTTTGGCGAGCTTGAGAAATAATCAGGCACTTAAAAGCTTGAAAAAAGCATCGAATAAGCAACTGAAATCTGGTGGCGGCAAGGCAACAACCGTGGCTCGCAATACCTTGTCTAGAAATGCAGCTGCCGGTAGCGGTGGTATTCAAGTGGCCAGAGCCAGTACGAGTGTTGCCGGTGAGGCTTTAGGTGGACTGGATGCGACTGCAGTAGAAAGTACCATTGGCGGTGCGGATGAGATTACTGCTGAAGGTAATCAGATTGCGACCAATCGAACTCGCGAAGAAATTCGTCTGGTTATTAACCGTAATTACGGAAAGCTCAAGCTGATCCATAATCGTGCGCTACGAAAAAATCCTGGCTTAGCTGGGCAAATGGTTATTCGAATTGTGATTGCACCAGATGGGGCAGTAAGCAAAGTTGAGTTGGTTTCCAGTTCGTTAGAAGATTCGGCAATGGAGCGCAGAATCTTAGCCAGAGTTCGTTCATTCAATTTTGGCGAAAAAGACGTAGACGTTTGGGATAACACCTTCACGATTGAATTTACGACCTGA
- a CDS encoding SH3 domain-containing protein, with the protein MRQLFLTALLLFQCAVLQAETVKVNKIWVDQSFINLFAGPDEDFERIDVAQRGDWLDLTRQQGNWFQVETREKRHYWISYQQLLGCRTEPDGPLLSSILPKNWFTDLHQLGFGGGVVADSPAIQMSLTRRLNDFLALNGSVAGIGLDTGSAVLYQGGLQIIPLDTESWKTYLEFSGGGYYRSFDDDTIDASHRPHIGIAGAIGYRLGDRFNIVARAQYHSLFKARLNEADNLKGLFFLVEYKF; encoded by the coding sequence ATGCGACAGTTGTTTCTGACTGCTTTATTGCTTTTTCAGTGCGCGGTTTTGCAGGCTGAAACAGTAAAAGTCAACAAGATTTGGGTTGATCAAAGCTTTATTAATTTATTTGCTGGGCCAGATGAAGATTTTGAGCGGATAGATGTTGCTCAAAGAGGAGACTGGCTTGATCTAACTAGGCAACAGGGCAACTGGTTTCAAGTTGAAACTAGGGAAAAGCGCCATTACTGGATTTCTTACCAGCAGTTATTAGGTTGTAGAACTGAACCTGATGGACCTCTTTTATCTAGCATTTTACCTAAGAATTGGTTTACCGATTTACACCAGCTAGGTTTTGGTGGTGGTGTAGTAGCCGATAGTCCTGCAATTCAGATGAGTTTAACTCGTAGGTTAAATGACTTTTTAGCTTTAAATGGAAGTGTTGCAGGCATTGGTTTAGACACCGGTAGTGCCGTGCTTTATCAGGGCGGTTTGCAGATTATCCCATTGGATACTGAGTCATGGAAAACTTATTTAGAGTTTTCAGGCGGCGGTTATTATCGATCATTTGATGACGATACAATAGACGCATCCCACCGGCCCCATATCGGTATCGCCGGAGCAATTGGCTACCGTTTAGGTGATCGATTTAATATCGTGGCACGGGCGCAATATCACAGCCTATTTAAAGCAAGATTAAATGAAGCAGACAATCTAAAAGGTTTGTTTTTTTTAGTCGAATATAAATTCTAA
- a CDS encoding TlpA family protein disulfide reductase, with protein MKKLLFSILLLLPSLSFSAQAVNEAPGRGLNEGKNMPGIILPYRGEAFNLQSKLGDVVFLHFWASWCDACDRSIDAMSDLSKRFDGQVNKPTWIGINLDESDAAYHAAIDNIDFNFVSLRDPLARISKKLRVPQLPYTLIIDRDGVVRAIYQGFSRRQVKEYEQQLHRWLDTP; from the coding sequence ATGAAGAAATTACTTTTTAGTATTCTACTTCTTTTACCATCGCTGAGTTTTTCTGCGCAAGCGGTAAATGAAGCGCCAGGTCGGGGATTAAATGAAGGGAAAAACATGCCTGGAATTATTCTTCCGTATCGAGGAGAGGCATTTAATCTTCAATCGAAGCTTGGTGATGTAGTCTTTCTTCATTTTTGGGCTAGCTGGTGTGACGCTTGTGATCGATCAATTGATGCGATGTCCGATCTATCTAAACGCTTTGATGGTCAGGTAAATAAACCTACTTGGATAGGCATTAATTTAGATGAGTCTGACGCGGCATATCATGCGGCGATCGACAATATAGACTTTAATTTTGTTAGCTTGCGAGATCCTTTAGCAAGAATATCGAAAAAGCTGCGGGTGCCACAACTGCCATACACTTTAATTATTGATCGTGATGGCGTGGTAAGAGCCATTTATCAAGGATTCAGTCGTCGACAGGTAAAGGAATATGAGCAACAACTTCATCGCTGGCTGGATACTCCCTAG
- a CDS encoding DUF3570 domain-containing protein: MTAFSYGLKHYELDLFRPDVDFTNRQFRDLYWFQLQQEMNPDWRVSLSYILNRSWGYVGDPYVLAYQLGTPTGERLPYSRTSNQISFDATRDLGGDRWVELSTEYLSDSWGRTGLTFAINYQQPFFDGRLSLRVRSHNRNKASFYYNDAPLGVPELTRDPENSSFEENVLGVTLSWPILDNWLSESVASVNFSVDYRRRNHSDLTNPDQCSVGAGGDLSRCTLVKIENTSGQIYFNLAY; the protein is encoded by the coding sequence ATGACCGCTTTTAGTTATGGTCTAAAACATTATGAATTAGATTTATTCCGGCCAGACGTAGATTTCACCAATCGACAATTTAGAGACTTGTACTGGTTTCAATTGCAGCAAGAAATGAATCCAGATTGGCGGGTTTCTTTAAGTTATATCCTAAATCGCTCGTGGGGTTATGTTGGCGATCCTTATGTCTTGGCTTATCAGCTGGGCACTCCTACAGGAGAGCGCTTGCCTTATTCTCGAACCTCAAATCAGATTAGCTTCGATGCGACTCGCGATTTGGGCGGCGATCGTTGGGTAGAATTATCTACTGAGTATTTATCTGATAGCTGGGGGCGAACAGGGTTGACCTTTGCGATCAATTATCAACAGCCATTTTTTGACGGCCGATTAAGTTTAAGGGTCCGTAGTCATAATCGGAACAAAGCATCTTTTTATTATAATGATGCGCCATTAGGCGTACCTGAGCTTACTCGAGATCCTGAAAATAGCAGTTTTGAAGAAAATGTTTTGGGTGTAACTTTGAGTTGGCCAATATTGGATAATTGGTTGTCTGAATCGGTTGCTAGCGTTAATTTTTCGGTGGATTATCGTCGTCGAAACCATTCAGATTTAACCAATCCGGATCAATGTTCTGTGGGAGCAGGTGGCGATCTTTCTCGGTGTACGTTGGTTAAAATAGAAAATACGTCAGGCCAGATCTATTTCAATCTGGCCTATTAA